A single region of the Chthoniobacterales bacterium genome encodes:
- a CDS encoding DNA topoisomerase 4 subunit A has protein sequence MSRSFLDYSMSVIISRALPDARDGLKPAQRRILYAMHDLRLFPGRQHIKCAKICGDTSGNYHPHGEAVIYPTLVHMAQDWAMRETLVDGQGNFGSVEGDPPAAMRYTEARLTHLGTALMADMDKSTVDFVPNYDERLTEPVVFPAAFPNLLVNGGTGIAVGMATNMPPHNLGEVIDAICAQIDKPDITLDGLMKHVKGPDFPTGCQLCGVGGIRQYLETGRGSVKVRGKAGVEELKGNREQIVITEIPYNVNRATLVERIADLVNQKTITDISAIRDESDEKTRVVVELKRDANPKVVINNLYKHTALESSFPITMLAIDHGKPKLLSLKEAIFCYIEHRREVVLRRTSHLLGEAEVRAEKLEAFLIALANLDEFIRIIRGSKNREEAKVKLLAFEFTRKQVEKFGVKIRSEVRLTDGEYLLSEQQVDDILELRLYQLTGLESDKVLGEYKELLSTIEDLMDILAREERVLDIIKTELREIKTKYAGPRLTDIVPDEGEINIEDLITNEGCIITVTHRGFIKRTAVSNYRAQKRGGKGVIGMQTREATTENEEDDFVEHLFTASTHDYLVFFTKKGRCYVEKAYNIPEMGRAAKGRYIANLLEFK, from the coding sequence ATGTCACGCTCCTTCCTCGATTACTCCATGTCCGTCATCATCTCCCGCGCCTTGCCTGATGCGCGCGACGGACTCAAGCCCGCCCAGCGCCGCATCCTCTACGCGATGCACGACCTGCGCTTGTTTCCCGGGCGGCAGCACATCAAGTGCGCAAAAATTTGCGGTGACACCAGCGGCAACTACCATCCGCACGGCGAAGCGGTCATCTACCCCACACTCGTGCACATGGCGCAGGACTGGGCCATGCGCGAGACGCTCGTCGATGGCCAGGGAAACTTCGGCTCGGTGGAAGGCGATCCGCCGGCCGCCATGCGTTACACCGAGGCGCGCCTCACCCATCTGGGCACGGCTCTCATGGCCGACATGGACAAGTCCACCGTCGATTTTGTCCCGAACTATGACGAGCGCCTGACCGAACCGGTCGTCTTTCCTGCCGCGTTCCCGAATCTCCTTGTCAACGGCGGCACCGGCATCGCCGTCGGCATGGCCACCAACATGCCGCCGCACAATCTCGGCGAGGTCATCGACGCCATCTGCGCGCAGATCGACAAGCCCGACATCACGCTCGACGGCCTGATGAAGCACGTCAAAGGCCCGGACTTCCCGACGGGCTGCCAACTTTGCGGCGTCGGCGGCATCCGCCAATACCTCGAAACCGGCCGCGGTTCGGTCAAAGTCCGCGGCAAAGCCGGAGTGGAGGAACTCAAGGGCAACCGCGAGCAGATCGTCATCACCGAGATCCCCTACAACGTCAACCGCGCCACCCTCGTCGAGCGCATCGCCGATCTGGTCAACCAGAAGACGATCACCGACATCAGCGCCATCCGCGACGAGTCGGACGAAAAAACGCGCGTCGTGGTCGAACTCAAACGCGACGCCAACCCGAAGGTTGTCATCAACAACCTCTACAAGCACACCGCGCTCGAATCCTCCTTCCCCATCACGATGCTGGCCATCGACCACGGGAAGCCGAAGCTCCTTTCGCTTAAAGAAGCCATCTTCTGCTACATCGAGCACCGCCGCGAAGTCGTCCTCCGCCGCACGTCCCACCTCCTCGGCGAAGCCGAAGTCCGCGCCGAGAAACTCGAGGCTTTCCTCATCGCCTTGGCCAACCTCGACGAATTCATCCGCATCATCCGCGGATCGAAAAACCGCGAAGAAGCCAAAGTCAAACTCCTCGCCTTCGAATTCACCCGCAAGCAGGTCGAGAAATTCGGGGTCAAAATCCGCAGCGAAGTGCGCCTGACCGACGGCGAATACCTCCTCAGCGAACAGCAGGTCGACGACATCCTCGAACTCCGCCTCTACCAACTGACCGGACTGGAAAGCGACAAGGTCCTCGGAGAATACAAAGAACTGCTCTCCACCATCGAGGACCTCATGGACATCCTCGCCCGCGAGGAGCGCGTCCTCGACATCATCAAGACCGAGCTGCGCGAGATTAAGACCAAATACGCCGGCCCCCGCCTCACCGACATCGTCCCCGACGAAGGCGAGATCAACATCGAAGACCTCATCACCAACGAAGGCTGCATCATCACCGTGACCCACCGCGGGTTCATCAAACGCACCGCGGTCAGCAACTACCGCGCCCAGAAACGCGGCGGCAAAGGCGTCATCGGCATGCAGACCCGCGAGGCCACGACCGAGAACGAGGAAGACGATTTCGTCGAACACCTCTTCACCGCCAGCACGCACGATTACCTCGTGTTCTTCACCAAAAAGGGCCGATGCTACGTGGAGAAAGCCTACAATATTCCGGAGATGGGCCGTGCGGCCAAAGGACGCTACATCGCCAACTTGCTCGAGTTCAAA
- the ribD gene encoding bifunctional diaminohydroxyphosphoribosylaminopyrimidine deaminase/5-amino-6-(5-phosphoribosylamino)uracil reductase RibD, translating to MTRDEKFMREAIRLACKGHGHTRPNPAVGCVIVKDGRIIGRGWHRRAGAPHAEIEALRSLKNSRAALGATLYVTLEPCSTRGRTGPCTEALIAAGVARVVAGAIDPNPKHRGRGLRILRKAGLALTSGVLDKECAALNPEFNHFMSTGRPWVVAKCGMSLDGRLSRPPGESQWITSKAARADAMKLRARVDAMLVGANTVRTDDPALTVRGIRGAAQPWRVIWAPRGRPPAKSKVFKDRWRHKTIVATNQTLKGVLRDLAKRGIQSVLVEGGGHTLGQLFKESLADEVTFYIAPLLAGGPIPAVGSRPAKVPQIVSAHWEKIGQCLKVRGIVQKQRKQSAKNFPFCEKNPCRVLNVCTTLASRNNSVTQTNLKPS from the coding sequence ATGACCCGCGACGAAAAATTCATGCGCGAGGCGATCCGGCTTGCGTGCAAGGGTCACGGACACACGCGCCCGAACCCCGCCGTGGGATGCGTGATCGTCAAGGACGGACGCATCATCGGACGCGGATGGCACCGGCGCGCGGGAGCACCACATGCGGAGATCGAAGCGCTGCGCTCTCTGAAAAATTCGCGCGCCGCGCTGGGAGCAACGCTGTATGTGACTCTCGAACCGTGCTCGACCCGCGGGCGCACCGGACCGTGCACCGAGGCGCTGATCGCCGCCGGCGTTGCACGCGTTGTGGCAGGAGCCATCGACCCGAATCCGAAACACCGCGGACGCGGATTGCGCATTCTTCGAAAGGCGGGTTTGGCGCTCACATCCGGCGTGTTGGATAAGGAATGCGCGGCACTGAACCCGGAGTTCAACCATTTCATGTCCACCGGACGACCGTGGGTCGTTGCCAAATGCGGAATGTCGCTCGACGGGCGCCTCAGCCGCCCGCCGGGCGAAAGTCAGTGGATAACTTCCAAGGCCGCGCGGGCGGACGCCATGAAACTCCGCGCCCGGGTCGATGCCATGCTGGTCGGCGCCAATACTGTGCGGACCGATGATCCAGCATTGACCGTGCGCGGCATCCGCGGTGCTGCGCAGCCTTGGCGCGTGATTTGGGCGCCGCGTGGAAGACCGCCAGCCAAAAGCAAAGTGTTCAAAGATCGCTGGCGCCACAAAACGATCGTTGCCACGAACCAGACGCTAAAAGGCGTCCTTCGTGATCTTGCCAAGCGCGGCATTCAATCGGTCTTGGTCGAAGGCGGCGGACACACCTTGGGGCAGCTATTCAAAGAAAGTCTGGCCGATGAAGTGACTTTTTATATCGCGCCCTTGCTGGCTGGAGGACCGATCCCCGCCGTGGGTTCCCGCCCGGCCAAAGTCCCGCAGATTGTGAGTGCTCACTGGGAAAAAATCGGCCAATGCCTGAAAGTTCGAGGAATCGTGCAAAAACAGCGAAAACAAAGTGCGAAGAATTTCCCGTTTTGTGAAAAAAATCCTTGCCGGGTTTTGAACGTTTGCACTACTTTGGCGTCACGGAACAATTCCGTAACGCAAACAAACCTAAAACCATCATGA
- a CDS encoding nucleoside kinase, translating into MEETHLRKQRQTVKLGLIKAVSDLFPDYRLKTAYSIQEGVYCNLVGSTLSEREVRRIEEHLDAWVASDRPVHFLRHEDGYYHYDVDGLLVRALYPAENRSSLVEPFNIIPFSSGFIVDFGDVKCSGDTPLIPPEKLAESYEKTQRWLRNINIELVADVNEFMDSGRSHEILGISEALQEKEISDIADMILQQRRALRVLLISGPSSSGKTSFAQRLATQLKVNGLRPVPLSLDDYFLDREQTPRDASGRPDFESLGALDLHLLQDHVARLVEGEEVAAPRFDFHCGCRIAETRPMRLGRGEILVIEGIHALNPQLLPGLERNVCWKIYINALFELNLDLMNRIPTTEVRLIRRLVRGDLFRGTHPEKTIDQWSSVRRGEYLHVFKYQEEADAMFNSSMLYEMNALRPFAEKSLCKIPDRSTHVATRDRLLNLLGFFRPMPSDKVPWNSILREFIGGSVYFDPANGGHKLPH; encoded by the coding sequence ATGGAAGAGACGCATCTCCGCAAGCAGAGGCAGACGGTCAAACTCGGGCTGATCAAGGCGGTGTCGGATCTGTTTCCCGACTATCGTTTGAAGACGGCCTATTCGATCCAGGAGGGCGTGTATTGCAATCTCGTCGGATCGACGCTGTCCGAGCGCGAGGTGCGGCGCATCGAAGAGCATCTCGATGCGTGGGTGGCGTCCGACCGTCCCGTGCATTTTCTGCGCCATGAGGACGGCTATTACCATTATGACGTGGACGGCTTGCTGGTCCGCGCTCTTTACCCCGCGGAAAACCGTTCCTCGCTTGTCGAGCCGTTCAACATCATCCCTTTTTCCTCCGGCTTCATCGTGGACTTCGGCGACGTGAAGTGCAGCGGCGACACGCCTTTGATCCCGCCGGAGAAGTTGGCGGAATCCTACGAAAAGACCCAGCGGTGGCTGCGCAACATCAACATCGAGCTGGTGGCCGATGTGAACGAATTCATGGACTCCGGCCGGAGCCACGAAATCCTCGGCATCTCGGAGGCTTTGCAGGAAAAAGAGATTTCCGACATCGCGGACATGATTTTGCAACAGCGCCGCGCCCTGCGTGTGCTGCTCATTTCCGGTCCCTCGTCGTCCGGCAAAACAAGTTTTGCCCAGCGACTGGCCACGCAGCTCAAGGTCAACGGTCTGCGTCCGGTCCCGCTCTCGCTCGACGACTACTTTCTCGACCGCGAGCAGACGCCGCGCGATGCGTCGGGGCGGCCCGATTTCGAGAGTCTCGGGGCGCTCGACTTGCACCTGCTTCAGGATCATGTCGCGCGGCTTGTGGAGGGTGAAGAGGTTGCGGCCCCGCGATTCGATTTCCATTGCGGTTGCCGCATCGCCGAAACGCGCCCCATGCGCCTCGGGCGCGGGGAGATCCTGGTGATCGAGGGTATCCACGCTCTCAATCCGCAACTTCTTCCAGGTCTCGAGCGCAACGTCTGCTGGAAAATCTACATCAACGCCCTTTTCGAGTTGAACCTCGACCTGATGAACCGCATTCCCACTACCGAGGTGCGGCTTATCCGGCGTCTTGTGCGCGGCGACCTGTTCCGCGGGACGCATCCGGAGAAGACCATCGACCAATGGTCGAGCGTCCGGCGCGGCGAATACCTCCATGTGTTCAAATACCAGGAGGAGGCGGACGCGATGTTCAACTCGAGCATGCTTTACGAGATGAATGCGTTGCGTCCGTTTGCCGAGAAGTCCCTTTGCAAAATCCCCGACCGCAGCACTCATGTGGCGACCCGCGACCGCCTGCTCAACCTGCTGGGATTTTTCCGTCCGATGCCGTCGGACAAAGTGCCGTGGAATTCGATCCTTCGCGAATTCATCGGGGGAAGTGTCTATTTCGACCCTGCCAACGGCGGCCACAAGCTGCCGCACTGA
- a CDS encoding histidine triad nucleotide-binding protein: protein MTIFERIAAGEIPANIVRNDDDVLAFHDINPQAPVHVLIIPQRAIPRIGAARDSDGPLLGKLLLAAREIAVELGLDKSGYRLVMNNGPDAGESVPHLHIHLLGGRPMDWPPG, encoded by the coding sequence ATGACCATCTTCGAACGCATCGCCGCGGGGGAAATCCCCGCGAATATCGTCCGCAACGACGACGATGTCCTCGCATTCCACGACATCAATCCCCAGGCCCCGGTGCACGTTCTTATCATCCCCCAACGCGCCATCCCGCGCATCGGCGCGGCGCGCGATTCCGACGGACCATTGCTCGGAAAACTCCTTCTTGCCGCCCGCGAAATCGCCGTGGAGTTGGGGCTCGACAAAAGCGGCTACCGGCTTGTCATGAACAACGGCCCGGACGCGGGCGAAAGCGTCCCCCACCTGCACATTCATCTGCTGGGCGGACGCCCCATGGACTGGCCTCCGGGCTGA
- the nrdR gene encoding transcriptional repressor NrdR, translating to MRCPRCGDLRDRVIDSRVIQEGERIRRRRQCVACRTRYTTYEAIEQIELRVLKRNGRIEPFHRYKLLSSLSKACEKRPIKLETLERLVDEIVTELGAETGREVPSRLIGLRAMEKLQAVDPVAYVRYASIYRQFQEAGEFVDEVEQMKKRSPRRPDQPELFNVPSKVAKESAVPA from the coding sequence ATGCGTTGCCCCCGATGTGGAGACCTGCGCGATCGCGTCATCGACTCGCGAGTCATCCAGGAAGGCGAGCGGATCCGCCGCCGTCGCCAGTGTGTCGCCTGCCGCACCCGCTACACGACCTACGAGGCCATAGAGCAGATCGAACTCCGCGTGCTCAAGCGCAACGGGCGGATCGAGCCTTTCCACCGTTACAAATTGCTCAGCAGCCTCTCGAAAGCCTGCGAAAAGCGCCCGATCAAACTGGAAACTCTCGAGCGCCTGGTGGACGAAATCGTCACCGAACTCGGCGCGGAAACAGGACGCGAAGTGCCCAGCCGCCTCATCGGCCTGAGGGCCATGGAAAAATTGCAGGCGGTCGATCCCGTGGCCTACGTGCGCTACGCCTCGATCTACCGGCAGTTCCAGGAGGCCGGCGAATTTGTCGATGAAGTCGAGCAGATGAAAAAGCGCAGCCCGCGCCGCCCCGACCAACCCGAGCTTTTCAACGTCCCGTCCAAAGTCGCGAAAGAATCAGCCGTCCCCGCCTGA
- the rpiA gene encoding ribose-5-phosphate isomerase RpiA, with protein sequence MSKPDRDALKRAAAVRAVDFVEPGMLVGLGTGSTAIHAVREIARRYGAGELPGLRTFATSHEVARAAAEAGLPLVDDEGPAFIDLTIDGADEVDPELNVIKGGGGALLHEKVVAQATKRQIIVVDESKLSPRLGTIHHLPVEVIPFGRGSQKEFLAALGGNPVLRLGKDGQPFKTDEGNFIYDCDFGPIENPEELGAELCNRAGVVDHGLFLGMTDDLIVAGADGLRHLQRDPETGKICQIGN encoded by the coding sequence ATGTCCAAGCCAGACCGTGATGCCCTCAAACGCGCCGCCGCCGTGCGTGCCGTGGATTTTGTCGAACCGGGAATGCTCGTCGGACTCGGCACCGGCTCGACGGCGATCCACGCGGTGCGCGAGATCGCCCGCCGTTATGGCGCCGGCGAATTGCCCGGACTGCGCACATTCGCCACTTCGCACGAGGTCGCCCGTGCCGCGGCCGAGGCCGGACTGCCGCTCGTCGATGACGAAGGACCGGCTTTCATCGACCTGACGATCGACGGTGCCGACGAGGTGGATCCGGAACTCAACGTGATCAAGGGCGGCGGCGGCGCATTGCTGCACGAGAAGGTCGTCGCGCAGGCCACGAAGAGGCAGATCATCGTGGTCGACGAATCGAAGCTGTCCCCGCGCCTTGGAACAATCCACCACCTTCCCGTCGAGGTGATTCCTTTCGGACGCGGCAGCCAAAAGGAATTTCTCGCCGCCCTCGGAGGCAATCCCGTCCTGCGCCTCGGAAAAGACGGACAGCCTTTCAAGACAGACGAGGGCAACTTCATCTACGACTGCGACTTCGGCCCCATCGAAAATCCCGAGGAACTCGGGGCCGAATTGTGCAATCGGGCCGGCGTTGTGGACCACGGGCTCTTTCTCGGCATGACCGACGACTTGATCGTCGCGGGAGCCGACGGCCTGAGACACTTGCAGCGGGATCCGGAGACGGGAAAAATCTGCCAGATCGGCAATTGA
- a CDS encoding transcriptional repressor, whose amino-acid sequence MEEVLRNQIREFLASKGLRKTTQRDAIIEAAFSTDKHYTADELLDMARGVDPTVSRATVYRTLPILVESGLLRELDLAQGRKVYDPNFVDHPHHNHLICLDCHAILEFEDLNMELLENCMAKRMGFTPANKQVRIEARCDELRLSGICHKRRDGVAGAV is encoded by the coding sequence ATGGAAGAAGTCCTGCGCAACCAGATCCGCGAGTTTCTCGCAAGCAAGGGGCTGCGCAAGACCACGCAGCGCGACGCGATCATCGAAGCGGCCTTCAGCACCGACAAACACTATACGGCCGACGAACTGCTCGACATGGCGCGCGGGGTCGACCCCACCGTGAGTCGCGCCACGGTTTACCGCACGCTTCCCATTCTCGTGGAAAGCGGTCTTTTGCGCGAATTGGACCTGGCCCAGGGCCGCAAAGTTTACGACCCGAATTTTGTCGATCACCCGCATCACAACCACCTCATTTGCCTCGACTGCCATGCGATCCTGGAGTTCGAGGATCTCAACATGGAGCTTCTGGAAAACTGCATGGCCAAGCGCATGGGGTTCACCCCGGCCAACAAGCAGGTGCGCATCGAGGCGCGCTGCGACGAACTGCGGCTGAGCGGCATCTGCCACAAGCGGCGCGACGGAGTGGCGGGGGCTGTCTGA
- the argH gene encoding argininosuccinate lyase, with protein MWHGRFSKDPSERLRAFGESVSFDKRLALHDIAGSKAHAAALQRAGLIGAEELAAMRSGLDQIADEIRAGNFVWREELEDVHMNIESALTAKIGAPGAKLHTARSRNDQVATDLRLWLRDETASLVDAVRDLQRSLTGLAAKAADAIMPGYTHLQRAQPVPAAHHLLAYVEMLERDAGRLLDASRRANVLPLGSGAIAGSTIVLDRAKVAEELGFDGVTQNSMDAVSDRDFACEYLSACAICGMHLSRLCEDVILWASSEFGFIRLSDAHTTGSSLMPQKKNPDIAELARGKTGRLYGNLVSLLTTLKGLPLAYNRDMQEDKEPVFDSADTLGASLAILAEMFSAAEWDTDRMRAAADDPLLVATDWADYLVRKGMPFREAHEVVGKLVALAAGRGVTLRELKDADLAAASKLFGPDAKNCLDAVRSLAARTAEGAPSPANVAKRLDWWRKHLSSGK; from the coding sequence ATGTGGCACGGCAGATTTTCCAAGGATCCTTCGGAGCGGTTGCGCGCCTTCGGCGAGTCGGTGTCTTTCGACAAACGTTTGGCGCTTCATGACATCGCGGGATCCAAAGCGCACGCGGCGGCGCTGCAACGGGCGGGGTTGATCGGCGCAGAAGAGTTGGCGGCGATGCGGTCCGGGCTCGACCAAATCGCTGACGAGATCCGCGCCGGCAATTTTGTTTGGCGCGAGGAACTCGAGGATGTCCACATGAACATCGAGTCGGCGCTCACGGCAAAAATCGGGGCGCCCGGAGCCAAGCTGCACACCGCGCGTTCCCGCAACGACCAAGTCGCGACCGACCTGCGCCTGTGGCTCCGCGATGAGACGGCTTCACTCGTCGATGCGGTGCGGGACTTGCAGCGCTCTTTGACCGGTCTCGCCGCCAAAGCGGCGGATGCAATTATGCCGGGCTACACGCATTTGCAGCGGGCCCAGCCCGTGCCGGCCGCCCATCATCTCCTGGCTTACGTGGAAATGCTCGAACGCGATGCGGGCCGCCTGCTCGATGCGTCGCGCCGCGCCAATGTGCTGCCGCTGGGTTCCGGCGCCATCGCGGGTTCGACCATCGTGCTCGACCGCGCGAAGGTTGCCGAGGAACTCGGTTTCGACGGCGTGACGCAGAACAGCATGGATGCCGTGTCCGACCGCGATTTCGCCTGCGAATACCTTTCCGCCTGCGCGATCTGCGGGATGCACCTGTCGCGCCTTTGCGAGGACGTCATCCTCTGGGCCTCCTCCGAATTCGGGTTCATCCGCCTGAGCGATGCGCACACCACGGGCTCGAGTTTGATGCCGCAGAAAAAGAATCCCGACATCGCGGAGCTTGCGCGCGGCAAGACGGGACGGCTCTACGGCAATCTTGTTTCGCTGCTCACAACGCTCAAGGGTCTGCCGCTGGCTTACAACCGCGACATGCAGGAAGACAAAGAGCCGGTGTTCGACTCGGCGGACACGCTGGGTGCATCGCTGGCGATCCTTGCCGAGATGTTCTCCGCCGCGGAATGGGATACCGATCGCATGCGCGCCGCTGCGGATGACCCATTGCTTGTGGCAACCGACTGGGCGGATTACCTGGTGCGCAAGGGAATGCCTTTCCGCGAGGCGCACGAGGTGGTTGGAAAATTGGTGGCGCTCGCCGCCGGACGCGGCGTGACGCTGCGCGAGTTGAAAGATGCCGACCTCGCCGCGGCCAGCAAGCTGTTCGGTCCCGATGCCAAGAATTGCCTCGATGCCGTGCGATCACTTGCGGCACGCACGGCCGAGGGTGCCCCTTCGCCCGCAAATGTGGCGAAGCGTCTGGACTGGTGGCGCAAGCATCTGTCGTCCGGAAAATGA